A stretch of Crossiella cryophila DNA encodes these proteins:
- a CDS encoding recombinase family protein: MTTTPPRRERGRTLIERDPDQLVWALSARESKVPSGRGADDEGQVDHQLSDLRKFVKGIGGRIEREVPEPNVSSFRRKRVKLPDGTFGYRVVRPDWEAILTALRRGECNALAVVDIDRATRDPRILEDLIDVVELYGVYVVSMTGNIDLSSDAGIDSARSLVNQRNSESRNTSRRVVDGKRRAAYAGKNHGGRMRPFGWRKDRLTLNKRESAHIKEAVPRILAGVSPLILAQQWNKRGIKTVTGVPWLAATIRGIFFRPRICGVVTHHGDVLRDENGNPVRGQWEPILTEEQYDAVKRAWSPAARGEQSRLGAKGRGYRTIYLLSPFVRCGKCNARMIGTARRDPRTKRMIPIYRCQAKGAGGCSGIGRVAEPIDEYIKALVIADQQRIESRKVEELPPWSKEKELEGYIARIEESIRRYESGEFSAERHFPSLARMEAKVAELRREQHRYNARQDARRNFVVDLAKEWDSPEFTMEQKQAAIAKSLTAVVIQSAGKGVRFHPDQLIPVFRRDT, encoded by the coding sequence ATGACTACCACGCCGCCACGTCGGGAGCGGGGTCGGACGCTGATCGAGCGGGACCCTGACCAGCTAGTTTGGGCACTGTCGGCCCGCGAGTCCAAGGTACCGTCCGGGCGCGGTGCGGACGATGAGGGTCAAGTGGATCACCAGTTGAGTGATCTTCGTAAGTTCGTCAAGGGCATTGGCGGACGAATCGAACGTGAAGTGCCTGAGCCGAATGTTTCTTCATTCAGGCGAAAGCGTGTCAAGTTGCCGGATGGCACGTTCGGCTATCGGGTGGTCCGGCCTGACTGGGAAGCGATCCTGACCGCATTGCGTCGCGGTGAATGTAACGCACTTGCGGTTGTGGATATCGACCGTGCGACACGCGATCCGCGCATCTTGGAAGACCTGATTGATGTGGTCGAGTTGTACGGCGTGTATGTCGTCAGCATGACCGGGAACATCGATCTGTCGTCGGACGCTGGTATTGATTCCGCGCGCAGCCTGGTGAACCAGCGCAATTCCGAGTCCCGGAACACCTCGCGGCGCGTAGTGGACGGGAAGCGGCGGGCCGCGTACGCGGGCAAGAATCACGGCGGCCGAATGCGCCCGTTTGGATGGCGCAAAGACCGCCTTACGCTGAACAAGCGGGAGTCCGCCCATATCAAGGAGGCTGTTCCGCGTATTCTTGCTGGCGTCAGCCCCTTGATCCTTGCGCAGCAATGGAACAAGCGCGGGATCAAGACGGTCACCGGCGTGCCGTGGCTTGCGGCCACCATTCGCGGCATCTTTTTTCGCCCGCGTATCTGTGGAGTCGTCACCCATCATGGCGACGTGCTGAGGGATGAGAATGGAAATCCGGTACGGGGACAATGGGAACCGATCCTCACCGAGGAACAGTACGACGCTGTCAAGCGGGCATGGTCGCCTGCGGCACGAGGCGAACAATCCCGGTTGGGTGCTAAGGGGAGAGGCTACCGAACCATCTACCTCTTGTCGCCGTTCGTGCGATGCGGCAAGTGCAACGCCCGGATGATCGGGACAGCCCGTCGCGACCCGCGCACCAAGAGAATGATTCCGATCTATCGGTGTCAGGCTAAAGGGGCCGGGGGCTGTAGCGGAATTGGGCGCGTGGCCGAACCGATCGACGAATACATTAAGGCCCTGGTCATCGCAGACCAGCAGCGAATCGAGTCTCGCAAAGTGGAGGAACTGCCGCCGTGGTCGAAAGAAAAAGAACTTGAAGGCTATATTGCTCGAATCGAGGAGTCTATCCGTCGGTACGAGTCAGGTGAATTCTCCGCAGAGCGCCATTTTCCCAGCCTTGCGCGCATGGAGGCGAAAGTGGCCGAACTCCGCCGCGAGCAACATCGATACAATGCGCGGCAGGACGCGCGCCGAAACTTCGTAGTCGACCTGGCTAAGGAGTGGGACAGCCCGGAATTCACGATGGAACAGAAACAGGCTGCTATTGCCAAGAGCCTAACCGCTGTTGTGATCCAGTCTGCCGGTAAGGGCGTTCGGTTCCACCCGGACCAGCTCATACCCGTATTTCGGCGAGACACATAA
- a CDS encoding DNA alkylation repair protein, which produces MPTADELLGPDVAAHLLRGIARIAPGSRLPALRRAAKSLAGLSLRERSDLLKDALLADLPGDYPSLDRQFRAALGDPAFTGWLVWPVTEAVSARALAQDPPAIAEALHLLAALTPRLTAEFAIRPLLAADLDRALPIIQTWTGDPDEHVRRLASEGTRAHLPWARKVRPILDRPECTIPILDALYRDESEYVRRSVANHLNDLSRAEGDLVVATAARWLAEPDEHTPRLVRHALRTLIKKGHPEALALLGFAPAAGVIVHGPELAGRTVAIGAELPFEVRLENTGANPATLAVDYVVHHLKANGKRTPKVFKLTTCVLAPGERITFSRRHSFKVISTRVYYPGEHEIEVQVNGAASGRTAFRLTG; this is translated from the coding sequence ATGCCCACCGCGGACGAGCTGCTCGGCCCTGACGTCGCCGCCCACCTTCTCCGGGGCATCGCCCGGATCGCACCCGGATCCCGGCTGCCCGCGCTGCGCCGCGCGGCCAAATCCCTGGCAGGGCTGAGCCTGCGGGAGCGCAGCGACCTGCTCAAGGACGCGCTGCTGGCCGACCTGCCCGGCGACTATCCCAGCCTGGACCGACAATTCCGGGCCGCCCTGGGCGATCCGGCGTTCACCGGCTGGCTGGTCTGGCCGGTCACCGAGGCCGTCTCCGCACGTGCCCTCGCCCAGGACCCGCCCGCCATCGCCGAGGCCCTGCACCTGCTCGCCGCGCTGACCCCGCGACTGACCGCCGAGTTCGCCATCCGCCCGCTGCTCGCCGCCGACCTGGACCGGGCGCTGCCGATCATCCAGACCTGGACCGGGGATCCGGACGAGCACGTGCGCAGGCTGGCCAGCGAGGGCACCAGGGCGCACCTGCCGTGGGCACGCAAGGTCCGGCCCATCCTGGACCGCCCGGAGTGCACGATCCCGATCCTGGACGCGCTGTACCGGGACGAGAGCGAGTACGTGCGCCGCTCGGTGGCCAACCACCTCAACGACCTCAGCCGCGCCGAGGGCGACCTGGTGGTGGCGACCGCGGCCCGCTGGCTGGCCGAACCGGACGAGCACACGCCCCGGCTGGTCCGGCACGCACTGCGCACACTGATCAAGAAGGGCCACCCGGAAGCCTTGGCGCTACTGGGTTTCGCCCCCGCGGCCGGGGTCATCGTGCACGGGCCGGAGCTGGCCGGACGCACCGTCGCCATCGGCGCCGAACTGCCCTTCGAGGTGCGCCTGGAGAACACCGGCGCGAACCCGGCCACCCTGGCGGTGGACTACGTGGTGCACCACCTCAAGGCCAACGGCAAACGCACCCCCAAGGTGTTCAAGCTGACCACCTGCGTACTCGCACCGGGAGAGCGGATCACCTTCTCCCGCAGGCACTCCTTCAAGGTCATCAGCACCCGCGTGTACTACCCCGGCGAGCACGAGATCGAGGTGCAGGTCAACGGCGCCGCCTCCGGCCGGACCGCCTTCCGGCTCACCGGCTGA
- a CDS encoding TIGR03620 family F420-dependent LLM class oxidoreductase, with the protein MTARLGTHGVWLAPQHTPSLTRYVQEAEDLGYGAAWIGHGLAALGELEEHEALLAATSTITVASAIVNMWTNEPEAVARGFHRIADRHGDRFLLGVGVGHPEAVAAYQKPYAKVVEYLDRLDEAGVPRKSIVLAALGPKTLKLAGERTLGAAPYLMPTAHTAQARELVGDGLLVPEQTLVVEADPVLARAAAREFLDLYLGLRNYMGTLVKHGLTEQEVARPGSDRMIDLVVPFGTPEQLAQRLAEQVKAGADHVGIQVVTRDAGDPMPGYRALAKALW; encoded by the coding sequence GTGACCGCTCGACTCGGCACGCACGGCGTGTGGCTGGCCCCGCAGCACACCCCTTCGCTGACCAGGTACGTCCAGGAGGCGGAGGACCTCGGCTACGGCGCCGCCTGGATCGGCCACGGCCTGGCCGCCCTGGGCGAACTCGAGGAGCACGAGGCGCTGCTGGCCGCGACCAGCACGATCACCGTGGCCAGCGCGATCGTGAACATGTGGACCAACGAGCCCGAGGCGGTGGCCCGCGGCTTCCACCGGATCGCCGACCGCCACGGCGACCGGTTCCTGCTCGGCGTCGGCGTCGGCCACCCCGAGGCGGTGGCGGCCTACCAGAAGCCCTACGCCAAGGTCGTGGAGTACCTGGACCGCCTGGACGAGGCCGGGGTGCCCCGGAAGTCGATCGTGCTGGCCGCGCTCGGGCCGAAAACCCTGAAGCTGGCCGGGGAACGCACCCTCGGCGCGGCCCCGTACCTGATGCCGACCGCGCACACCGCGCAGGCGCGCGAGCTGGTCGGCGACGGGCTGCTGGTGCCCGAGCAGACGCTGGTGGTGGAGGCCGATCCGGTGCTGGCCAGGGCCGCCGCGCGGGAGTTCCTCGACCTGTACCTGGGGCTGCGCAACTACATGGGCACGCTGGTCAAGCACGGGCTGACCGAGCAGGAGGTGGCCCGGCCGGGCAGTGACCGGATGATCGACCTGGTGGTGCCCTTCGGTACTCCCGAGCAGCTGGCGCAGCGGCTGGCCGAGCAGGTCAAGGCTGGTGCGGACCACGTCGGTATCCAGGTGGTGACCAGGGACGCCGGCGATCCGATGCCGGGCTACCGGGCCCTGGCCAAGGCGTTGTGGTGA
- a CDS encoding YchJ family protein, producing the protein MAKSCPCGLPTSYPDCCGALHRGERAAATAELLMRSRFTAYALRDEAYLLRSWHPRTRPVEVDFDTDLRWTHLEILGATGGGLFHQEGTVEFNAHYRYQDKDDRLHENSRFERVDGAWVYLAPIS; encoded by the coding sequence ATGGCGAAATCCTGTCCCTGCGGCCTGCCCACGTCCTACCCGGACTGCTGCGGCGCGCTGCACCGCGGCGAACGCGCCGCCGCCACCGCCGAACTGCTGATGCGCTCCCGGTTCACCGCCTACGCGCTCCGCGACGAGGCGTACCTGTTGCGCAGCTGGCACCCGAGGACCCGCCCGGTCGAGGTCGACTTCGACACCGACCTGCGCTGGACCCACCTGGAGATCCTCGGCGCCACCGGCGGCGGGCTGTTCCACCAGGAGGGCACGGTCGAGTTCAACGCGCACTACCGCTACCAGGACAAGGACGACCGGCTGCACGAGAACAGCCGGTTCGAGCGCGTCGACGGGGCGTGGGTGTACCTGGCGCCGATCAGCTGA
- a CDS encoding class I SAM-dependent methyltransferase: protein MDREKVDLTGAPATMLATLYSKAVDSRAPDSVLHDETAARAVDRIEYDFSRTGLRERDGISAVVRSKEFDRRAQAVLDRHAELTVLHLGCGLDTRVYRLDPPSTVAWYDIDYPEVIELRRRLYPERPGLRMIGSSVTDPVLLADIPGDRPVLVIMEGVTLYLRTAEGLATFRRVVEHFPAGTLIFDGYSSAGIWVQQRTGVVKASGSRLEWAIDDPGELAREVPGLVFDQEWWFPGPADLRAHYPWAQRQVLRALFASPFKRLGRGLTYHFGSAS from the coding sequence ATGGACCGCGAGAAGGTCGACCTCACCGGTGCCCCGGCGACCATGCTGGCCACCCTCTACAGCAAGGCGGTGGACTCGCGGGCGCCCGATTCGGTGCTGCACGACGAGACCGCGGCGCGCGCGGTGGACCGGATCGAGTACGACTTCAGCCGCACCGGCCTGCGCGAACGCGACGGGATCTCGGCGGTCGTGCGCTCCAAGGAGTTCGACCGCCGCGCCCAGGCCGTGCTGGACCGGCACGCCGAGCTGACCGTGCTGCACCTGGGCTGCGGCCTCGATACCCGGGTCTACCGCCTGGACCCGCCGTCGACGGTGGCCTGGTACGACATCGACTACCCCGAGGTCATCGAGCTGCGTCGCCGGCTCTACCCGGAGCGGCCGGGCCTGCGGATGATCGGCTCCTCGGTCACCGATCCGGTTCTGCTGGCCGACATCCCCGGTGACCGGCCGGTGCTGGTGATCATGGAGGGCGTGACGCTGTACCTGCGCACGGCCGAGGGGCTGGCCACCTTCCGGCGCGTGGTCGAGCACTTCCCGGCGGGCACGCTGATCTTCGACGGGTACAGCTCGGCCGGGATCTGGGTGCAGCAGCGCACCGGGGTGGTCAAGGCGTCGGGGTCCCGGCTGGAGTGGGCGATCGACGATCCCGGGGAGCTGGCGCGAGAGGTGCCGGGGCTGGTGTTCGACCAGGAGTGGTGGTTCCCCGGTCCGGCGGATCTTCGCGCGCACTACCCGTGGGCCCAGCGGCAGGTGTTGCGGGCGTTGTTCGCCTCGCCGTTCAAACGACTTGGCCGCGGTTTGACCTATCACTTCGGGAGTGCGTCATGA
- a CDS encoding tetratricopeptide repeat protein, with translation MTDPEWEGRLAATWAQRYTVDGRELVGRVEDLAAELPPCSSVAAFERACSWDAAGHGERAVPLYREALARGLDEHRRRRAVIQLAGSLRRLGEAEESVRLLTAERERASDELDDAVRAFLALALADCGRDREALAVAMETLAPHVPCYQRALSSYARQL, from the coding sequence ATGACCGATCCGGAATGGGAGGGGCGCCTCGCGGCGACCTGGGCTCAGCGGTACACAGTGGACGGTCGGGAGCTGGTGGGGCGGGTCGAGGATCTGGCCGCCGAACTTCCGCCGTGCAGTTCGGTGGCGGCGTTCGAGCGGGCTTGTTCCTGGGATGCGGCTGGGCATGGTGAGCGGGCGGTTCCGTTGTATCGGGAGGCTTTGGCGCGGGGGCTGGATGAGCATCGGCGGCGGCGGGCGGTGATCCAGCTGGCTGGTTCGTTGCGGCGGTTGGGTGAGGCGGAGGAGAGCGTGCGGCTGCTCACGGCTGAGCGGGAGCGGGCTTCGGATGAGTTGGATGACGCGGTGCGGGCTTTTCTGGCGCTGGCGTTGGCTGATTGTGGGCGGGATCGGGAGGCGCTGGCGGTGGCCATGGAGACGTTGGCGCCGCATGTTCCTTGCTATCAGCGGGCGTTGAGCAGTTACGCCCGGCAGCTCTGA
- a CDS encoding ATP-binding protein: MPESTRSVPLRHRMFVRLLAATVLVGACTVAVTAWLAANSTSRAIRAEQGQTLAEDTTIYQSLLGYAATHPRWDEVGSLVTGLAGGTGRRIALTTRDRTVIVDSAPGTPLPAKAASTVDPMELNPALTSEGALDGIDPRAVGPFRLSAAEREHSANRAREVVDCLRRNGSRSAVEVLNNDRSVAANYYTDTENPCGAAELRVPSATEKTALAELSGRVEGCLRERGALPVRLELGEDGEIVVPEDRNDEDELLTCLAESRRHQLVTSIAPSALLFVAEPPGAAGLTAAGTWPLVLAGGLVLLVMVGVSAYLATRLLRPVHALAATAERMRDGDTSARVQVKDAGEIGRLSVVFNELSAHLEQAERQRRDMIGDISHELRSPLTTLRGWLEAAADGQRPMEPDLVNVLLTETLTLQQLIDDLQDLALAESGQLRLHPQRLPVAETLLSVAMANQAQAAELGLTVAVDAAETLTVQADPVRLRQAVANLVSNALRHTARGGRVTLSARSDGSDVLITVADNGSGIDPEELPLVFDRFWRAEKSRSRRTGGSGLGLVIVRRLTEAQGGEVTATSTLGQGSAFTLRLPAAASGSGTSAAPPATP; this comes from the coding sequence ATGCCTGAGTCGACCCGCTCGGTTCCGTTGCGGCACCGCATGTTCGTCCGGCTGCTGGCCGCCACCGTGCTGGTCGGCGCGTGCACGGTCGCGGTCACCGCCTGGCTGGCCGCGAACAGCACCAGCCGGGCCATCCGGGCCGAACAGGGCCAGACCCTGGCCGAGGACACCACCATCTACCAGTCCCTGCTGGGTTACGCGGCCACCCACCCGCGCTGGGACGAGGTCGGCTCGCTGGTCACCGGACTGGCCGGCGGCACCGGCAGGCGGATCGCGCTGACCACCAGGGACCGCACCGTCATCGTGGACTCCGCGCCCGGCACGCCGTTGCCTGCCAAGGCGGCGTCCACAGTGGACCCGATGGAACTCAACCCGGCACTGACCAGTGAGGGGGCCCTGGACGGCATCGACCCGCGCGCGGTGGGGCCGTTCCGGCTGAGCGCGGCCGAACGGGAGCACTCGGCGAACCGGGCCCGCGAGGTGGTGGACTGCCTGCGCCGCAACGGATCGCGCTCCGCGGTGGAGGTGCTCAACAACGACCGGTCGGTGGCGGCCAACTACTACACCGACACCGAGAACCCTTGTGGCGCGGCCGAACTGCGGGTGCCCAGCGCCACCGAGAAGACGGCGCTGGCCGAGTTGTCCGGCCGGGTGGAGGGCTGCCTGCGTGAGCGCGGGGCGCTGCCGGTGCGGCTGGAACTGGGTGAGGACGGCGAGATCGTCGTCCCGGAGGACCGCAACGACGAGGACGAACTGCTGACCTGCCTGGCCGAGAGCCGCAGGCACCAGCTGGTCACCTCCATCGCGCCGTCCGCGCTGCTGTTCGTGGCCGAACCGCCGGGGGCGGCCGGACTGACCGCGGCCGGGACCTGGCCGCTGGTGCTGGCCGGTGGCCTGGTGCTGCTGGTGATGGTCGGGGTCAGCGCCTACCTGGCCACCCGGTTGCTGCGCCCGGTGCACGCGCTGGCCGCCACCGCCGAACGCATGCGCGACGGCGACACCTCGGCGCGGGTGCAGGTCAAGGACGCCGGGGAGATCGGGCGCCTCTCCGTGGTGTTCAACGAGCTGTCCGCGCACCTGGAACAGGCCGAGCGGCAACGCCGGGACATGATCGGCGACATCTCGCACGAGCTGCGCAGCCCGCTCACCACCCTGCGCGGCTGGCTGGAGGCCGCCGCCGACGGGCAACGCCCGATGGAACCCGACCTGGTCAACGTGCTGCTCACGGAAACCCTGACCCTGCAACAACTCATCGACGACCTGCAGGACCTGGCACTGGCCGAATCGGGTCAGCTCCGGCTGCACCCGCAACGGCTGCCGGTGGCCGAGACCCTGCTCAGCGTGGCCATGGCCAACCAGGCCCAGGCCGCCGAACTGGGGCTGACGGTGGCCGTGGACGCGGCGGAAACCCTTACCGTGCAAGCGGATCCGGTGCGCCTGCGGCAGGCGGTGGCCAACCTGGTGAGCAACGCGTTGCGGCACACCGCACGCGGCGGGCGGGTCACGCTCTCCGCCCGATCCGATGGCTCCGACGTGCTGATCACGGTGGCGGACAACGGATCCGGCATCGACCCCGAGGAGTTGCCGCTGGTCTTCGACCGGTTCTGGCGGGCGGAGAAGTCCCGCAGCCGGCGCACCGGGGGCAGCGGACTCGGCCTGGTCATCGTGCGCAGACTGACCGAGGCCCAGGGCGGCGAGGTCACCGCGACCAGCACGCTGGGTCAGGGCTCGGCGTTCACCCTCCGGCTCCCCGCCGCGGCCAGCGGGTCAGGTACTTCTGCCGCTCCGCCAGCGACACCGTGA
- a CDS encoding response regulator transcription factor yields MCAYIVVAEDDPRQAELLTFQLSREGHTVQVAEDGHAALRLVRARRPDLLVLDLMLPEVEGIEVCRSLRAEFDLPVLMLTARSTEDDLLRGFAAGADDYLTKPYSPRELMARVRALLWRGRHTAAAPEPQYRVGELVVDPVRHEVTMRGQRVDCAAAEFRLLAALAAAPGRVFERRQLIEQVFGHEFVTERAIDVHIMNLRKKIERSPRNPEYLLTVYGVGYKLAEQSADA; encoded by the coding sequence GTGTGCGCCTACATCGTCGTGGCCGAGGACGACCCCAGGCAGGCCGAGCTGCTGACCTTCCAGCTCAGCCGGGAGGGCCACACCGTGCAGGTGGCCGAGGACGGCCACGCGGCGTTGCGCCTGGTCCGTGCCCGGCGGCCGGACCTGCTGGTGCTGGACCTGATGCTGCCCGAGGTCGAGGGCATCGAGGTGTGCCGGTCGCTGCGCGCGGAGTTCGACCTACCGGTGCTCATGCTCACCGCACGGTCCACAGAGGACGATCTGCTGCGCGGGTTCGCCGCCGGGGCCGATGACTACCTCACCAAGCCGTACAGCCCGCGGGAGCTGATGGCCAGGGTGCGCGCGTTGCTGTGGCGGGGCAGGCACACCGCGGCCGCGCCCGAGCCGCAGTACCGGGTGGGCGAGCTGGTGGTGGATCCGGTGCGGCACGAGGTGACCATGCGCGGGCAGCGGGTGGACTGCGCGGCCGCGGAGTTCCGGTTGCTGGCCGCGCTGGCCGCCGCGCCGGGCCGGGTGTTCGAGCGGCGGCAGTTGATCGAGCAGGTGTTCGGGCACGAGTTCGTCACCGAACGGGCCATCGACGTGCACATCATGAACCTGCGCAAGAAGATCGAGCGTTCGCCGCGCAACCCGGAGTACCTGCTCACCGTGTACGGGGTCGGGTACAAACTCGCCGAGCAGTCCGCCGATGCCTGA
- a CDS encoding GntR family transcriptional regulator, whose translation MSDGGRRMAALPGRQVLADGVYEQIRALIMNHGIEPGERVNIDEVARELDVSGTPVREALARLESEGLVSRLPLRGYRTTPLLTRKEVEDMYGLRLLLEPPSAATAAKAMTKAFAAELTAELASCPSAPTGDGYDGYKLLSAHDTRLHQLILRVAGNAAVEQAFSRTHCHLHFFRLSYQQPAGEQTIEEHRLIVTALIEGKAVAARKAMTEHLEIARDRLLARF comes from the coding sequence GTGTCGGACGGGGGCAGGCGGATGGCGGCCTTGCCGGGTCGCCAGGTGCTCGCGGACGGGGTGTACGAGCAGATCCGCGCGCTGATCATGAACCACGGCATCGAGCCGGGCGAGCGGGTCAACATCGACGAGGTGGCCCGTGAACTGGACGTCTCGGGCACCCCGGTGCGCGAGGCGCTGGCCAGGCTGGAGTCGGAGGGCCTGGTCAGCAGGCTGCCACTGCGCGGCTACCGCACCACCCCGCTGCTGACCCGCAAGGAGGTCGAGGACATGTACGGCCTCCGCCTGCTGCTCGAACCACCCAGCGCGGCCACCGCGGCGAAGGCCATGACCAAGGCCTTCGCCGCGGAGCTGACCGCCGAGCTGGCCAGCTGCCCGAGCGCGCCCACCGGCGACGGCTATGACGGGTACAAGCTGCTCTCCGCGCACGACACCCGGCTGCACCAGCTCATCCTGCGGGTGGCCGGGAACGCCGCGGTCGAGCAGGCGTTCAGCCGCACCCACTGTCACCTGCACTTCTTCCGGCTGTCCTACCAGCAGCCGGCGGGGGAGCAGACCATCGAGGAGCACCGGCTGATCGTGACCGCGCTGATCGAGGGCAAGGCGGTGGCCGCGCGCAAGGCGATGACCGAGCACCTGGAGATCGCCCGCGACCGGTTGCTGGCCCGGTTCTGA
- a CDS encoding alpha-galactosidase — MPRCDGEIVQLRAAGVGVVVDLSGDVPVLLHWGADLGELTASGLAALASTATPAVLNNAPDLPRTLTVWPTEADGWSGTPAHQGHRAGRRTTPRLRLTEAQLDGTSLVMRLTDEVSELHVELHYQLDAAGVLSVRSVLTDRSVGEPYDLAGVSTLLPLPRRAGELLDFTGKWCRERSPQRTPLHYGSHVREVRRGKPGHDSPHLLLAGTPGFDFGSGEVWGVHVAWSGNQRYLAEQLPEGAGAHASVLGGGELLTPGEVRLGAGEVYESPECLFIFSNAGLDGIAERVHTRLRARSTHPANPRPLVLNTWEAVYFDHDLDRLRGLADAAAKVGVERLVLDDGWFGSRRNDTRGLGDWYVSDEMWPQGLGPLVEHVRGLGLEFGLWVEPEMINLDSDLARAHPDWLLGPSVGLGAPSRHQYVLNIAHPDAYRHILGRLVALVEEYRIDYLKWDHNRELHEAVHRDPAGDRPAGRAQTLALYRMLDELKARFPALEIESCAGGGGRVDLGILARTDRVWGSDCNDPVERQQIQRWTTQLIPPELIGAHVGDRHSHTTGRDTDDSFRFATALFGHAGIEADLTRLSTEQLAKFTAWAGLYREFRPLLHGGRVVRADLAGEATLLHGVVGPDSALFCWARLASSVEGQSGRVRFPGLDATADYQVRIRTELGLPTGRQVAAPGWITEAQRDWVRLPGAILTTAGVPLPTLDPQQAMLIEFRRE; from the coding sequence ATGCCCAGGTGTGACGGGGAGATCGTCCAGTTGCGTGCCGCCGGGGTCGGCGTGGTGGTGGACCTGAGCGGCGACGTCCCGGTGCTGCTGCACTGGGGCGCCGACCTCGGCGAGCTGACCGCTTCCGGACTGGCCGCGCTGGCGAGCACCGCGACGCCCGCCGTGCTCAACAACGCGCCGGACCTGCCGCGCACGCTCACCGTGTGGCCAACCGAGGCCGACGGCTGGTCCGGCACCCCCGCGCACCAGGGCCACCGGGCAGGCCGCCGCACCACCCCGCGGTTACGGCTCACCGAGGCACAACTCGACGGAACGTCGCTGGTCATGCGGCTGACCGACGAGGTCTCCGAACTGCACGTCGAGCTGCATTACCAGCTCGACGCGGCCGGTGTGCTCTCCGTGCGCAGCGTCCTTACCGACCGTTCGGTAGGGGAGCCGTACGACCTGGCCGGGGTGAGCACGCTGCTGCCGCTGCCCCGGCGGGCCGGTGAGCTGCTCGACTTCACCGGCAAGTGGTGCCGCGAACGCTCCCCGCAGCGCACCCCGCTCCACTACGGCAGCCACGTCCGTGAGGTCCGGCGCGGCAAGCCAGGGCACGACTCGCCGCACCTGCTGCTGGCCGGGACCCCTGGCTTCGACTTCGGCAGCGGGGAGGTGTGGGGCGTGCACGTGGCCTGGAGCGGCAACCAGCGCTACCTCGCCGAGCAGCTCCCCGAGGGCGCCGGGGCACACGCTTCGGTGCTCGGCGGTGGCGAGCTGCTGACCCCCGGCGAGGTCCGGTTGGGCGCCGGCGAGGTGTACGAAAGTCCAGAATGCCTGTTCATTTTTTCGAATGCGGGCCTGGACGGGATCGCGGAGCGTGTCCACACCCGGCTGCGTGCCCGGTCGACGCACCCGGCCAACCCGCGCCCGCTGGTGCTCAACACCTGGGAAGCCGTCTACTTCGACCACGACCTGGACCGGCTGCGCGGCCTGGCCGACGCCGCGGCCAAGGTCGGGGTGGAACGCCTGGTCCTGGACGACGGCTGGTTCGGCAGCCGCCGCAACGACACCCGCGGCCTCGGCGACTGGTACGTCTCCGACGAGATGTGGCCGCAGGGCCTCGGGCCGCTGGTCGAACACGTGCGCGGCCTCGGCCTGGAGTTCGGCCTGTGGGTCGAACCCGAGATGATCAACCTGGACTCCGACCTGGCCCGCGCGCACCCGGACTGGCTGCTCGGCCCCAGCGTCGGCCTCGGCGCACCCTCCCGGCACCAGTACGTGCTCAACATCGCCCACCCCGACGCCTACCGGCACATCCTGGGCAGGCTGGTCGCGCTGGTCGAGGAGTACCGGATCGACTACCTCAAGTGGGACCACAACCGCGAGCTGCACGAGGCCGTGCACCGCGACCCGGCAGGCGACCGACCGGCCGGTAGGGCGCAGACGCTGGCGCTGTACCGGATGCTGGACGAGCTGAAGGCCCGCTTCCCCGCCCTGGAGATCGAGAGCTGCGCGGGCGGCGGCGGCCGGGTGGACCTGGGCATCCTGGCCCGCACCGACCGGGTGTGGGGCTCGGACTGCAACGACCCGGTGGAACGCCAGCAGATCCAGCGCTGGACCACCCAGCTCATCCCGCCGGAGCTGATCGGCGCGCACGTCGGCGACCGGCACAGCCACACCACCGGCCGGGACACCGACGACTCCTTCCGCTTCGCCACCGCGCTGTTCGGGCACGCCGGCATCGAGGCCGATCTGACCAGGCTGTCCACCGAGCAGCTGGCCAAGTTCACCGCCTGGGCCGGGCTGTACCGCGAGTTCCGGCCGCTGCTGCACGGCGGCCGGGTCGTCCGCGCCGACCTGGCGGGCGAGGCCACCCTGCTGCACGGCGTGGTCGGCCCGGACTCCGCGCTGTTCTGCTGGGCCCGCCTGGCCAGCTCGGTGGAAGGCCAGTCCGGGCGGGTGCGCTTCCCCGGCCTCGACGCCACCGCCGACTACCAGGTGCGGATCCGCACCGAGCTGGGCCTACCGACCGGTCGGCAGGTAGCCGCGCCGGGGTGGATCACCGAAGCCCAGCGGGACTGGGTGCGGTTGCCCGGTGCGATCCTGACCACCGCCGGTGTGCCGTTGCCGACTTTGGACCCGCAACAGGCCATGCTGATCGAATTCCGGCGGGAGTGA